A genomic window from Anopheles ziemanni chromosome X, idAnoZiCoDA_A2_x.2, whole genome shotgun sequence includes:
- the LOC131291330 gene encoding programmed cell death protein 4, with protein MEDDSAAVVANGVGGGNGPSLNGSGVEAAGSPPSSSGSPPSNGVNGDDALMKRPMLPMEGRMKKRVRRSSVLVGRDSNGGGTATLGVAGRPNFVAPHRKWKNSRHSRTIYGRGLPKKGGAGGKGVWGMPGSEVYDELDEDPNDPNFDIDAYNSSHNVELKEIVPQMTEEEFVKKVETIIHEYFEHGDTHEVADALLEIVKPEWKALVIKTMIAIAFDHKQSQRELTSMLLSDLYGRLATSQDIKDGIELLLADLSDIMLDTPDAPNLVGNFIARAVADDCLPPKYAYDYDREELDGHAQAALMRATALLSMHMSWGHLDNVWGVGGALRPVQTITRQMLMLLQEYLVSRDPIEAQRSIKELEVPHFHHELIYEAIIMTLEAFNESKEIAMCELLRTLDSTCIVSPDQMERGFRRVYEDLADIVLDIPLAYSILDRFMQRCRQAGSFLSDNLIKDMPTRGRKRFVSEGDGGQIKQTSLLHRDI; from the exons ATGGAGGACGACTCTGCTGCAGTTGTCGCAAACGGGGTTGGTGGTGGCAACGGGCCATCGCTTAATGGCAGCGGCGTGGAGGCGGCAGGTAgtccgccgtcgtcgtcgggcaGTCCACCGTCGAACGGCGTGAACGGCGACGATGCGCTGATGAAGCGACCGATGCTACCGATGGAGGGTAGGATGAAGAAGCGCGTGCGCCGTTCGTCGGTGCTGGTCGGTCGGGACAGCAACGGTGGCGGGACTGCAACGCTCGGTGTCGCCGGCCGGCCAAACTTTGTCGCGCCGCaccggaaatggaaaaattcgcGCCACTCGCGCACCATATACGGGCGCGGCCTGCCCAAGAAGGGGGGCGCCGGCGGTAAGGGCGTTTGGGGGATGCCTGGGTCAGAGGTTTACGATGAGCTGGACGAGGACCCTAACGACCCCAACTTCGACATCGATGCGTACAATAGCTCGCACAATGTCGAGCTGAAAGAGATTGTGCCGCAGATGACGGAGGAGGAGTTTGTGAAGAAGGTGGAGACGATCATCCACGAGTATTTCGAGCACGGGGACACGCACGAGGTGGCGGACGCGCTGCTTGAGATAGTAAAGCCGGAATGGAAGGCACTCGTCATCAAGACGATGATCGCCATCGCTTTTGATCACAAGCAGTCCCAGCGGGAGCTGACGTCGATGCTGCTCTCGGATCTCTACGGGCGGCTCGCTACGTCCCAGGACATTAAAGATG GTATCGAACTACTGCTGGCGGACTTGTCGGACATTATGCTCGATACACCGGACGCGCCGAACCTGGTGGGCAACTTTATTGCCCGCGCGGTGGCCGACGACTGTCTGCCTCCGAAGTACGCGTATGATTACGACCGGGAGGAACTGGATGGGCACGCGCAGGCGGCACTGATGCGTGCCACCGCGCTGCTCAGCATGCACATGAGCTGGGGCCACCTCGACAACGTGTGGGGCGTCGGTGGGGCGCTGCGCCCGGTGCAAACCATCACGCGGCAGATGCTGATGCTCCTGCAGGAGTATCTGGTGTCGCGCGACCCGATCGAAGCCCAGCGTTCGATCAAGGAGCTCGAAGTGCCGCACTTCCACCACGAGCTCATTTACGAG GCCATTATCATGACTCTTGAAGCCTTTAACGAGTCCAAAGAGATCGCCATGTGTGAGCTGCTTCGCACACTTGACAGTACCTGCATCGTTTCGCCGGACCAAATGGAACGGGGCTTCCGGCGCGTCTACGAGGACCTGGCCGACATCGTGCTCGACATACCGCTGGCGTATTCGATTCTGGACCGCTTCATGCAGCGCTGCCGCCAGGCCGGTTCGTTCTTGAGCGACAACCTCATCAAGGATATGCCTACACG AGGCCGCAAGCGCTTCGTCTCCGAAGGCGACGGTGGTCAGATTAAGCAGACCAGTCTCTTACATCGTGATATTTAA
- the LOC131290515 gene encoding cytosolic purine 5'-nucleotidase has translation MPDISQDEFEAKLPHLAPATAAELRKRANSGGSRTVARAAGSPTSNAPVTNQTLDESVSGPAFAEPVYGYKREISHRIFVNRSMHLENIKFYGFDMDYTIAEYKSPQYEQLGFDLVKERLVSLGYPAEIRQFEYDPSFPVRGLWFDSLYGNLLKVDAYGNILVCVHGFEFLKHHQVYELYPNKFLQLDESRVYVLNTLFNLPETYLFACLVDFFTHSPQYAEQVDRTGVKYGELFMSFKSIFQDVRGAVDWVHIYGDLKKKTLENLDEYVKKDERLPMVLSRIRESGAKLFLLTNSDYNFTDRIMTFLFDFPHGAKPEEPHRDWKTYFDTIVVDARKPLFFGEGTILRQVDTTTGALKVGTHMGPLQANQIYSGGSCDVFTKLIGAKGKDVLYIGDHIFGDILKSKKIRGWRTFLIVPELVQELHVWTDKCQLFAELQQLDVRLGDLYKNLDSSAKEKPDIRSVRTAIRDVTHKMDLAYGMMGSLFRSGSRQTFFSSQVVRYADLYAATILNLMYYPFSYMFRAPAMLLPHESTVAHEQRFTLDAPMIQRSRPPRAIGGSANPLGPSTSGLPPTATNSLFSKSAMVEGAASAAAAMLASLTTSQMMAKASVMLAPHELADELGDLVGGDESKELTRLIPQEQDGLLAVSVPHTRPETPRSVTHTHDEDYSDEDSDDQKKMVSAVAPAAAGCEGGQSSSATGDGPDPPARV, from the exons ATGCCGGACATATCGCAGGATGAGTTCGAGGCCAAGCTGCCGCATCTTGCGCCGGCCACCGCCGCCGAGCTGCGCAAGCGTGCCAACTCCGGTGGGTCCCGCACGGTGGCTCGTGCCGCAGGCTCCCCCACATCAAACGCCCCGGTCACCAATCAAACGCTCGACGAAAGTGTTTCCGGTCCCGCGTTTGCCGAGCCCGTGTACGGCTACAAGCGTGAGATTAGCCATAG GATCTTCGTCAACCGCTCGATGCACCTGGAGAACATCAAGTTCTATGGCTTCGACATGGACTACACGATCGCGGAGTACAAGTCGCCGCAGTACGAGCAGCTCGGGTTCGATCTGGTGAAGGAGCGGCTGGTCAGCCTCGGCTATCCCGCCGAAATACGCCAGTTCGAGTACGACCCGTCGTTTCCGGTGCGCGGTCTCTGGTTCGACTCGCTGTACGGCAACCTGCTGAAGGTGGACGCGTACGGCAACATCCTCGTGTGTGTGCACGGTTTCGAGTTCCTCAAGCA CCATCAAGTGTATGAACTGTACCCGAACAAGTTCCTGCAGCTGGACGAGAGCCGCGTGTACGTGCTGAACACGCTGTTCAACCTGCCGGAGACGTACCTGTTCGCGTGCCTGGTCGACTTCTTCACGCACTCGCCGCAGTACGCGGAGCAGGTCGATCGTACCGGAGTCAAGTACGGCGAGCTGTTCATGTCGTTCAAGTCGATCTTCCAGGATGTGCGCGGTGCCGTCGACTGGGTGCACATCTATGGCGatctgaagaagaaaacacttgAG aacCTGGACGAGTACGTCAAGAAAGACGAGCGGCTGCCGATGGTGTTGTCGCGCATTCGCGAATCGGGCGCGAAGCTGTTCCTGCTCACGAACAGCGACTACAACTTCACCGATCGCATCATGACGTTCCTGTTCGACTTCCCGCACGGTGCCAAACCGGAGGAGCCGCACCGGGACTGGAAGACGTACTTCGACACGATCGTGGTGGACGCCCGGAAGCCGCTGTTCTTCGGCGAGGGCACCATTCTGCGCCAGGTCGACACGACCACCGGTGCGCTCAAGGTCGGCACGCACATGGGCCCGCTGCAGGCGAACCAGATCTACTCGGGCGGCTCCTGTGACGTCTTCACCAAGCTGATCGGCGCGAAGGGTAAGGACGTGCTGTACATCGGCGACCACATCTTCGGCGACATTCTCAAGAGCAAGAAGATTCGCGGCTGGCGCACGTTCCTGATCGTGCCGGAGCTGGTGCAGGAGCTGCACGTCTGGACGGACAAGTGCCAGCTGTTCGCGGAGCTGCAGCAGCTCGACGTGCGGCTCGGCGACCTGTACAAGAACCTCGACTCGAGTGCCAAGGAGAAGCCGGACATCCGCTCGGTGCGCACCGCGATCCGGGACGTCACGCACAAGATGGACCTGGCGTACGGCATGATGGGCTCGCTGTTCCGCTCCGGCTCGCGCCAGACGTTCTTCTCCAGCCAGGTGGTGCGGTACGCCGACCTGTACGCTGCCACCATCCTCAACCTGATGTACTACCCGTTCTCGTACATGTTCCGCGCGCCCGCCATGCTGCTGCCGCACGAGTCGACGgtcgcacacgaacagcgctTCACGCTCGATGCACCCATGATCCAGCGCTCGCGGCCACCCCGTGCCATCGGCGGCTCAGCCAATCCACTCGGCCCCTCGACCTCGGGCCTGCCTCCGACGGCAACCAACTCGCTTTTCAGCAAGTCTGCGATGGTGGAGGGTgctgcatcagcagcagcagctatgCTGGCCTCCCTGACCACCTCACAGATGATGGCCAAAGCCAGTGTCATGCTAGCACCACACGAACTCGCTGACGAGCTTGGtgatctggtcggtggtgaCGAATCGAAGGAACTGACACGG CTTATACCACAGGAACAGGACGGTCTGCTGGCCGTGTCCGTGCCACACACGCGCCCAGAAACGCCCCGCTCCGTCACGCACACGCACGACGAGGACTACTCGGACGAGGATAGCGACGATCAGAAGAAGATGGTGTCGGCGGTTGCACCCGCCGCAGCAGGTTGTGAGGGCGGACAATCGTCATCGGCCACCGGCGACGGACCGGATCCACCCGCTCGGGTGTAA